Part of the Phalacrocorax carbo unplaced genomic scaffold, bPhaCar2.1 SCAFFOLD_413, whole genome shotgun sequence genome is shown below.
agTATGGGTGCCTGTGGgacccctgtgccccccaagTGTGGGTCTGGGGCAGGCCGGTGCCCCCCAAGTGGGGGTGCCTGTGGGACGCCTGTGCCCCCCAAGTGTGCGTGCCTGTGGGGACCCCTGTGCCCACCAGGTGTGGGTCTGGGtcacccctgtgccccccaagtgtgggtgcctgtggggacccctgtgccccccaagTATGGGTGCCTGTGGGACCCCCATGCCCCCCAAGTGTGGTTCTGgggcagccctgtgccccccaaATATGGGTGCCTGTGGgacccctgtgccccccaagTGTGGGTCTGTGGgacccctgtgccccccaagTGTGGGTGCCTGTGGGGAGCCGTGTGCCCCCCGAGTGTGGATGCCTCTGggccccctgtgccccccaagtgtgggtgcctgtggggacccctgtgccccccaagTGTGGGTCTGGGGCAACCCGGTGCCCCCCGAGTGTGGGTGCCTGTGGGGACGCCTGTGCCCCCCAAGTGTGGGTGCCTGTGGGATGCCTGTGCCCCCCAAGTGTGGGTCTGGGTCACCCCTGTGCTCCCCAAGTGTGGGTGCCTGTGGGgacccctgtgccccccaagTGTGGGTGCCTGTGGGATCCTTGTGCCCCCCACGTGTAGGTCTGGGGCAGGCCGGTGCCCCCCGAGTGTGGGTGCCTGTGGgacccctgtgccccccaagTGTGGGTCTGGGGCAGGCCGGTGCCCCCCACATGTGGGTCTGGGGCAGGCCGGTGCCCCCCGAGTGTGGGTGCCTGTGGgacccctgtgccccccacaTGTGGGTCTGGGGCAGGCCGGTGCCCCCCGAGTGTGGGTGCCTGTGGgacccctgtgccccccacgTGTGGGTCTGGGGCAGGCCGGTGCCCCCGCGTGACctctgccctctgccccaggtcggcccccgccgcccccagcgcgccccccccccgccgcgggagaaggggggggcccccccgcccctccccccaaccTCACCAGCAACCGGCGGCTGCAGCAGACCCAGGCCCAAGTGGATGAGGTGGGGGCGGgccggagggggcggggccagaggggcggggcctgggtgggggaggggccggAGGGTGAGTGGGGCAGCAAGTGCTAATGAGGGGCAGGGGTGAGGGGCGGGGCTATGCGGTGAGGGGCGGGGCTATGCAGGCGAGGGGCGGGGCTATGCAGGCGAGGGGCGGGGCTATGCAGGCGAGGGGCGGGGCTATGCAGGCGAGGGGCGGGGCAGTCAGGTGTGGGACACACATGCAAATGAAGGCAGGATATGCAAATGAGGGGCGGGGCCTAGGAAATAAGCAAATGAGTGGCGTTTATGGAAATGAGGGGCGGGGCATGCAAATGAGCCAGGGATGGCAGGGCAGTGCTGTATGCAAATGAGGGCGGGAAGCAGAAGGGGCGGGGCATGCAAATGAGGGGGTGGACACGAGGCAAGATGCAAATGAGGGTGGGGCCGGAAGGGGCGGGGTTTGCAAAGGAGGTGTGGTGGGTGCAAATGAGGGGCGGGGCATGGGGATGAGGGGTGGGGCGTGCAGACGGGAGGCGGGGCGTGCAGACGAGGGGCGGGGCGTGCAGACGAGAGGCGGGGCGTGCAGACGAGGGGCGGGGCGTGCAGACGAGAGGCGGGGCGTGCAGACGAGGGGCGGGGCGTGCAGACGGGAGGCGGGGCGTGCAGACGAGAGGCGGGGCGTGCAGACGAGGGGCGGGGCGTGCAGACGAGGGGCGGGGCGTGCAGACGGGAGGCGGGGCGTGCAGACGGGGGCGGGGCGTTCAGACGAGGGGCGGGGCGTGCAGTCGAGGGGCGGGGCGTGCAGACGAGGGGCGGGGCGTGCAGACGGGAGGCGGGGCGTGCAGACGAGAGGCGGGGCGTGCAGACGAGGGGCGGGGCGTGCAGACGAGAGGCGGGGCGTGCAGACGAGGGGCGGGGCGTGCAGACGAGGGGCGGGGCGTGCAGACGAGGGGCGGGGCGTGCAGACGAGGGGCGGGGCGTGCAGACGAGAGGCGGGGCGTGCAGACGAGGGGCGGGGCGTGCAGACGAGGGGCGGGGCGTGCAGACGGGAGGCGGGGCGTGCAGACGAGGGGCGGGGCGTGCAGACGAGAGGCGGGGCGTGCAGACGAGGGGCGGGGCGTGCAGACGAGAGGCGGGGCGTGCAGACGAGGGGCGGGGCGTGCAGACGGGAGGCGGGGCGTGCAGACGAGGGGCGGGGCGTGCAGACGAGGGGCGGGGCGTGCAGACGAGGGGCGGGGCGTGCAGACGGGAGGCGGGGCGTGTCCCGCCGATGGGGTGGGGttgcggccccgccccggccccgccctgacgccgcgcccggccccgcccgccgcagGTGGTCGACATCATGCGGGTGAACGTGGACAAGGTGCTGGAGCGGGACCAGAAGCTGTCGGAGCTGGACGACCGGGCCGACGCCCTCCAGGCCGGCGCCTCCCAGTTCGAGACCAGCGCGGCCAAGCTCAAGCGCAAGTACTGGTGGAAGAACCTCAAGGTGggggcaccccccccccccccgcgccccccaactgcccccccaaacctccccccccccccgcgccccccaacTGCCCACCCAAACCTCCCCCCGCCGCGCGCCCCCCAACTGCCCACCCAaacctccccccgcccccgcgccccccaacTGCCCACCCAaacctcccccgccccccgcgcgcCCCCCAACTGCCCACCCAAACCTCCCCCCGCCGCGCGCCCCCCAACTGCCCACCCAAacctcccccgcccccgcgccccccaactggccccccaaacctccccccgCCGCACGGCCCCCAActgcccccccaaacccgcccggcgcccccaaacccccccctgcgcccccaaaccccccccgcacccccaaacccgcccctgcacccccaaacccccccccacgcccccaaagccacccccggcccccccaggctcggggtggggggtggggggtgggggaggggtgcCCTTCCCACGCCCGTGACCCCGGGTGACCCCGGGtgaccccgccccccccccccccccgcagatGATGATCATCCTGGGGGTGATCTGCGCCATCGtcctcatcatcatcatcggtgagcggggcggggcctgcgggggcGGGGCTTGCAAGGGGCGGggcccgcgggggcggggcttgcgggggggcctgcaggggcggggcctgcgggggcGGGACTTGCAAGGGGCGGGGCCTGCAGGGTGGGGCCCGCGGGGTCAGGGCTTGCAAGGGGTGGGGCATGCGGGTGGGGCGGGGCTTGTGTGACAGGGCTTGCGGGATGGGCTCTGAATGGGGCGGGGCttgagggggcggggcctgacGGGGCGGGGCATGCAGACGAGCGACAGCATGGAGGTCAAGGGCGGGGCATGCAAATGAGGGGAACAGGAATGCTAATGAGGGAGGGTGGGCGAATGGGGACGGGATATGCAAATGAAGGCAGCGGGGATGCAAACGAGGGGAGGGGCATGCAAATGATGCTGTGACAGCAGGATAGGCCACACCCACCTGGGGAGGTACAGAAGGGCAGGGCTTTGTCTGGCCACGCCCCCACCCGGTggagggaggggcggggcctgcggAGGGGGCGTGTCCCGCCCACAGGCCCCGCCCCTgaccccgcccctccccctGCAGTGTATTTCAGCACCTAACGGCCGCCAGCtgcgccccgcccccgcccgggACCCCGCCCCTGGGCGTGtccggccccgccccgggacGACGGGAGGAggggccccgcccggccccgccccggggatccccgtgtccccccccccatcccccccccgcacccctcagggaccccccctgcaccccaaacccccccccgggacccctcagacccccccccgcccctccccccatgGCACCCCCAGACATCCCCgggcccctcccccacccccccgcccctccccccgggacccccaaacatccccctcccccccccaaaccctgcacTTCTCGCTATGAACCCCCAAAGGGAGGCCCCgcccccacacccctcccccccccagcaccccccaccccccaaagcagcccctcccccccccaaccgaggtgccccccccgggggggggggttgaGCCCCCCCCGAGTGCTGGAAGGGCCCCCCCCATACATGAGAATTTGGGGGTGACCCCAGAGTGGACGTGGGGGCGTCCCCGGCCCGGAGCACCCCAaaagtgggggggggtgggggggggggggcgcgtcccacccctccccctccccccggagGGAATTTGGGGTCTCCCCGGGGACACCCCGGAGCGGTTtgggggttcccccccccccaaagaaaagtggggtgcggggggtgcccccccccccagccggaggattttgggggtccccccccttccccggaCCTGAGCACAAAGggcccccccccaagcccccccccctTCATTTTGGGGGTGCCCCACCCCCATTTCACCTCCCTATAGcttttgggggggtccctgcgaTTTTGGGGACCCCCCCTTAAAATATAggggctccccctccccccgctgCACTCCAGGGGTCCCCCCAAAAccggctgggggggggacaccccgattttgccgcccccccccccacattCCAGGCCCCCGCTCcttttcttgggggggggggggggcggggcctcagCACTtcgggggggtccccaaaatTGCGGGGGGCCCCAAAACTTTagggggggcgagggggtgtCCCCGAAATCCAGGAGGGACCATGAAAtgttggggggagggaggggtgtgggatggggaggggggggtcccccGAAACTGGGGGGGGACCCCGGAACTGGGGGGGACCCCGAAAtgctggggggaccccaaaacggcgggggggggacacacgacACCCCCCCAAAGACGTGACGCTGCCCTgagtgctggggggggggaccccGAAATGGGAGGGGACCCCGAAAGTGAGGGAGAAaaggggggggtccccccaaaTTCAAGGAGATGCCGGAgcctggccccccccccccccccccaatttaaCACTCCCCCCTCAAAAGGGAGGGTTTTCACTCCAAAATTGGGGGGTCCCCGGATTTGGgggtgccccccctccccccccccccatcccgtCCCgcgggggttttggggtgcacgtgcccccccccccccaatcccccccccCCTGCATGGAGCTGTGTGTGCgtgtcccgggggggtccccccgccccccccaccccccccccccccaaacccggggggcgcccctcccccctccccccccccccgagccgctgccgagccccccccccccccccccccgggcgaAGACGTGGAGGATTTGGggggcccccccccacccccccaataCTGCGGAGGAGGaattggggtgcgggggggggggctctgatttggggggggggcgggtgtcactgccgcccctccccccccgcttTGGGGGgtgtctcccccccccccagccccccccaggaccccccggtggggttttggggggagccccgggtttggggggggccccgggggggtccccgagTCCTGGTGTGAAACGTGTACAATAAACTACATGTCTGTGAGCGGCGCCGGGGGGTCCCCGAAagcgggggggggtccctgaaagtggggggggggtccccgaaagcggggggggggtccctgaaagtggggggggggtccctgaaagtggggggggtccccgaaAGTGGGGGGGTCCCCgaaagcggggggggggtcccttaaagtggggggggggtccccgaaagcgggggggggtccctgaaagcgggggggggtccctgaaAGTGGGGGGGTCCCCGAAAgcggggggggtccccgaaagtgggggggggtccctgaaagcgggggggggtccccgaaagtggggggggtccccgaaAGTGGGGGGGTCCCCgaaagcggggggggggtccctgaaAGCGGGGGGGTCCCCGAAAGTGGGGGGGTCCCCGAaagtggggggggtccctgaaagcggggggggggtccatgaaagtggggggggtccctgaaAGCAGGGGGGGGTCCCCgaaagcggggggggggtccctgacaATGGGGGGGTCCATGAAACCCCCGCAGCcgccgtgggggggggggcgtgacgtcaccggggggggggggagcgccGAGAAATGACGTCAgaaggctgggggtggggggaggggcggcgggaaCGCCGGTATTTTAATGCGCGTGagccccgcccgcccctcccccccccgacCCCGACCCCCCCCAGTGACGTCTGTGAGGTCACCCAGGGTGAAGGGGGGgggagcacccatgggtgcccccaaATCCAGGGGGTCCCTGAGGTGTGGGCGTGGCCGCTGACCCCcaggggtgcctggggggggggggggcagcacccatgggtggggggtccccggTGCCCCCCCGTGTCCTCAGTCATCAGTGTagtgttggggggggggcagcacccatgggtgggggtcTCCAGTGCCCCCCACCCTTCAGGGGTCGATCAGGGTGTGGTTGGGGGGCAGCACCcctgggtgggggtccccacTGCCCGGCGCTTCCGGGGTCAATGGGGTGccatgggtggggggcagcacccctgggtgagggtccctgctgcccccccaaTGTCCTCCGTGATCAATAGGGTgctatgggggggggggcagcacccctgGGTGGGGGGTCACGGTGCCCCCATGTCCTCCGTGCTCAatgggggtgccgggggggggcagcacccctgggtgggggtgggtggggcgGCCCTCAGGGGTCGAGCAGGGTGAGGAGGGCGTGGCGggcgccgcgggggggggggcagcgcctCGGGGTGGTGGGTGAGGCGCCCGGGGTGCAGCAGCGCCCAGCCGGGGGGAGGGGCCGGCACCCCGCACTCGTAGCGGGGGAAGCGCCAGCCCCCCCCCTGGGAGAGCGTcagggggggccgggggggaccagtgcccccagtgcccccccccagtgccccccagtccctcccaatgcccccccagtgtcccccccagtgccccccagtgcctccccagcgctcccagtgcccccccagtgccccccccagtgctcccagcgccccccccagtgcctccccagtgctcccagtgccccccagcaccccccagtgcctcccaatgcccccccagtgccccccccagtgccccccagtgctcccagtgcccccccagcgccccccccagtgccccccagtgctcccggtgcccccccagcgccccccccagtgccccccagtgctcccccagcgccccccagcaccccccagcgctccccagcaccccccagcgcccccccagcaccccccagcgccccacagtgccccccccagcaccccccagtgcccccccagcgccccacaGTGCCCcgcccagcgcccccccagcaccccccagcaccccccagcgccccccagcgccccccagtgcccccccagcacccctcagcgccccacagtgccccccccagcaccccccagcgccccccagcgcccccccagcacccctcagTGCCCCATACCTGGGCGGGGCTGAGGGCCAGGCTGAGGGCGATGGTGGCCGTGGGgagggcggggccgggcggggccgggtgggcggggcgggggcggtaCCGCATCACGGAGCTCAGCACCGCCCGGCCCTGCACACGGCACGGTGGGCGGGGCTCCGTCAGACacgccccctccccatccctgcccaccccacatGACCACACCTCTTACCCAAAGCCCCGCCCAACCCCCGATTTCAACTTCCATAAACCCCGCCCCCACTCACCCAGAGCCCCGCCCCTTCTCCGTAGCCCCAccccctcccacagccccacccGGACCCCGCCCCTTCCCCATAGCTCCACCCCCTCCCATAGTCCCACCCAgaccccgccccttccccgtAGCCCCACCCAGTCTGTATGGCCACACCCCTTACCCCAAAGCTCCACCCTCTATCCTGGGCCCGCCCTCCCCCATAAGCCCCGCCCCAGACCCCACCCTTTTTCCAAGGCTCCACCCCCTTTCCCAAGGCTCTACCCCCTTttccccagcccccaccccttTTCCAAGGCCACGCCTCTttcccagcccccaccccattCTCCCAGACCCCTCCCCCtctcccggccccgccccggccccgcccaccTTGGGGTGGTACCCAGGGAAGAGCTTGCGGGCGATGGGGGGCAGGAAGCGCCGCAGGGCCCCCAGCCAcgccccctccagccccagcggGCCCAGGGCCACCGACTCCACCCCCGCCTGTGCCACGCCCACGTCAGCACCGCCCCGTGACACGCCCCGCCCGCGAcgtccccgccccgcccgcgaCGCTCCCGGACACGCCCGCATCACCACGGCCCCACCTGGACACGCCCCACCTGCCTCAGCACTGCCCCGCCCACAACCCGCCCCACCCCGCGTCAGCACCGCCCTGTCTGGGACACCCCGCCCCTGACACGCCCAGACACACCCACATCAGGAGCGCCCCGTCGGGAcacgccctgccccgccccacCATGCCCCGCCCACCTCAGCACCGCCCTGACCGAACACGCCCTGCCACGCCCCGCCACGCCCACGGACACATCGCGCCATGGGCGTGCCCCGCCCATGCCACACCCCGCCACGCCCTGGCCACACCCTGCCCCGCCCatgtgacccccccccccctgcCTGGGGCCACCCAGCTCCGTCCTGGGGCCACCAACCCTGCCCCCCTTTGCCCCGCCCCCCGGGCGCCCCGCCCCACctcaggccccgcccccggccccgccccacctcaggccccgccccgctccaGCCGTAGAGCTCCgcctcctccagcacctcccGGCAGAGCTGCTCCGAGAACAGCGGGAACTGGTACACGtcggggcagggctgggggggccgggccgtGGGCACCCCGAAACGCGGGGGTCCCCAAGGCGTACgggcccccccccaaaccccctgggacccccccaaacccacagagacccccccaaaccccctgggacccccccaaacccacagggaccccccaaactcCCTGGGATCCCCCCAAAcaccctgggacccccccaaacccacaggGACCTCCACAAACCCAcagggcccccccaaacccacagggacccccccaaaccccctgggaccccccaaacccacagggaccccccaaaccccctgggacccccccaaacccacagagacccccccaaactccctgggacccccccaaacccacagggacccccccaaaccccctgggaccccccaaacccacagagacccccccaaactccctgggacccccccaaacccacagggccccccccaaactccctgggacccccccaaacccacagggccccccccaaacccacagagaccccccaaacccacagagacccccccaaactccctgggacccccccaaacccacagggccccccccaaaccccctgggACCCTCCCAaacccacagggaccccccaaacccacagggacccccccaaaccccctgggaccccccaaacccacagggacccccccaaacccacagagaccccccaaaccccctgaGACCCTCCCAAACCCCCTGagaccccccaaacccacagggaccccccaatATCCcccgctggggctgggggggcccgggtttgggggggccccgggggtccccgggggtcCCCGATACCTCCTCATAGAGGTTCTCCTCGAAGATGCGGCTGTAGTTCTCGTGCAGGTACTTCTGCTCCCAgtcctggggggcggggggttatgggggcactgggaggtgctggggggcgctgggggtcactggggggcagtggggaggcactcggggggctgggaggcactgggggggcactgggggggctgtggggcactgggggggcactggggaggcgCTGGGAGGCACTGGTGAGGCACTGGGGGTGCTAggaggcactggggagcactgggggtccctgggggtccctgggtgggggtccctgggtggggtccctgggtggggtccctgggggtcccgggggggtccctgggggggtccctgggggtcccgggggggtccctgggtggggtccctgggtgggggtccctggggggtgtcccgggggggtccctggggggtccctggggggtccctgggtgtccctgggtggggtccctgggtgggggtccctgggggggtccctgggggtcctgggggggtccctgggtgggtccctgggtgggggtccctgggggggtccctggggggggtcccgggggggtccctgggtgggggtccctgggggtccctgggggggtccctgtgggggtccctgggtgggtccctggggggggtccctgggtggggtccctgggggggtccctgggggtccctgggggtcccgggggggtccctggggggggtccctggggggtccctgggggtccctgggggtcccgggggggtccctggggggggtccctggggggtccctgggggtccctgggggtcccggggggtcccggggggtcccggggctcACGCGGGGGTTgagcggcagctgcagcaggtccGGGTGCCGGCGGGAGCTGTTGTAGCCCCCCCCCACCAGCAGGTGCCCGAACTCCTCCCGGTTGGTCACGTGCAGGAAgagcccctgggggggggaggggcgggatgggacccccccctcccgcacccccaacccccctccccacaccccccccacccccgcccccaccccgcacccccatccccgcccgccgccacccccatccaccccccccccccccaacgcacgggtccctggggggggtctggggggctttggggtgccCAGGAGGGGAttgggggggtgttgggtgctggggggtgttggggtgcccAGGAGAGGATtcgggggggggtgttgggtgctggggggggtttggggtgcccaggaagggattgggggggggtgttgggtgctggggggggtttggggtgcccagGAGGGGAttgggggggtgttgggtgctggggggggtttggggtgcccaggaggggatttgggggggtgtcgggtgctggggggggttggggtgccCAGGaggggattggggggggtgttgggtgctggggggggtttggggtgcccagGAGGGGAttgggggggtgttgggtgctggggggggtttggggtgcccaggaggggatttgggggggtgtcgggtgctggggggggttggggtgccCAGGaggggattggggggggtgttgggtgctggggggggtttggggtgcccagGAGGGGATtgggggggtgtcggggtgctcggggtggggttgggggtcccgggggcaggtttggggtgcggggggggtgttggggcggggcagggcggggcgcggggcggggcgtaCCCTCTCGCGGGCGTGGCGGCAGAAGGCCATGTCGGGGTCCGTGTCCGGGCGGGTGAAGACGGGCCCCTCCCCCAGCGGCCCCCGCAGCGCGGCCCCGCCCACCAGGTAGGCGTGGCTCAGGTACGGCACGTTCCACACCcccctggccccgcccccctTGGCGTCAGGGCGGGGCCGGGGACACGCCCACGACAAGGCAGCCCCACCCACCACCCACAGGGCGGGgacagcccccccacccctagGGGCGGGGCCACCCTAGACACACCCACCACCAGTGATGGGGCGGGGCTAGAGCAGGCCACACCCCATCAGTCCACCCACCTGTGAGCGGGTGGGGCCAGCCTGGGACACGCCCCTGCTACTGGGGTGGGGCTTCAGCGCAGCCCCTCCCCCTTGAGAGGAGATGGTGGGGGCGTGGTCTGGGGGCGTGGCCCCAACAGGGCGTGGCTACTGTGGGATAACTGTCGCCCCAGAGGGGCGTGGCTCCCGGAGGGGGTGTGTCCGCGGGGGTGTGGCCACCCAGGGGCATGGGTTGAGGGTGTGGCTACCAGACCCCAGTGGGGCGGGGCTACCACGGGGGTGGGGCTTCAGGAGGTGGGGAGCAAAGCTTGCTGTGGGCATGGCTCCCCGTGGGCGTGGCTGAGGGGCATGTCGCGGGAGGGCGTGGCTCCTAGGGGGTGGGGTTATAAATGGGGTGGGGCTATCACGGGGGTGGGGCTTCAGGAGGTGGGCAGCAAAGCTTGCTGTGGGCGTGGCTCCCCGTGGGCGTGGCTGAGGGGTGTATCTTGGAAGGGCGTGGCTCCCGGGGGTGGGGCTATGATGGGGCAGGGCTATCACGGGGGTGGGGCTTCAGGAGGTGGGCAGCAAAGCTTGCTGTG
Proteins encoded:
- the VAMP2 gene encoding vesicle-associated membrane protein 2; this encodes RPPPPPARPPPAAGEGGGPPAPPPNLTSNRRLQQTQAQVDEVVDIMRVNVDKVLERDQKLSELDDRADALQAGASQFETSAAKLKRKYWWKNLKMMIILGVICAIVLIIIIVYFST
- the LOC135311215 gene encoding multifunctional procollagen lysine hydroxylase and glycosyltransferase LH3-like isoform X2; protein product: MGMALCRREPRCQHYLSLDADVALTHPGALRALLRQNRRVLAPLLSRPGQLWSNFWGALSPEGFYARAQDYVDIVQGKRRGVWNVPYLSHAYLVGGAALRGPLGEGPVFTRPDTDPDMAFCRHARERGLFLHVTNREEFGHLLVGGGYNSSRRHPDLLQLPLNPRDWEQKYLHENYSRIFEENLYEEPCPDVYQFPLFSEQLCREVLEEAELYGWSGAGPEAGVESVALGPLGLEGAWLGALRRFLPPIARKLFPGYHPKGRAVLSSVMRYRPRPAHPAPPGPALPTATIALSLALSPAQGGGWRFPRYECGVPAPPPGWALLHPGRLTHHPEALPPPPRRPPRPPHPARPLRAAPPTPTQGCCPPPAPPLSTEDMGAP